In a single window of the Sediminicoccus sp. KRV36 genome:
- a CDS encoding ABC transporter substrate-binding protein, whose product MAFQVPGLPRRTLLASSAGLLAAPAVQAQPTPIKIGLVALLTGPAAANGTHLRDGWMLGMRQLNNQLGGRPVETIVIDDELRPDVAVTKVRAAIERDKVDFVVGVVFSNVLAAIMRPVTESNTFLISTNAGPSTFAGRGCNPFFFTTSYNNDQVHSVMGQVAQDAGYRRVFVMTPNYQAGRDAVAGFKSRFQGTVVDEVYVPLTQLDFSAELARIASMRPDAIFTFMPGGLGVNLVRQYRQAGLANIPFLSTFTVDEATLPAQGEAALGFFSAASWAPNMDNPVNRRFVSEFEAAFNYVPATYAAQSYDAANLLNAAVRRVGGNLSDKNAVRAAIAAADFQSVRGPFRFGVNQYPVQDFWQLQVARRPDGKFQTETVRKVLEANVDPWAAECRMAARI is encoded by the coding sequence ATGGCGTTTCAGGTTCCGGGTTTGCCCCGCCGCACCCTTCTGGCCTCCAGCGCCGGGCTGCTCGCAGCCCCCGCCGTCCAGGCCCAGCCGACCCCGATCAAGATCGGGCTCGTCGCCCTGCTCACCGGCCCCGCCGCCGCCAATGGCACCCATCTGCGCGATGGCTGGATGCTGGGCATGCGGCAGTTGAACAACCAGCTGGGCGGCCGCCCGGTCGAGACCATCGTGATCGACGATGAACTGCGCCCCGATGTCGCCGTCACCAAGGTCCGCGCCGCGATCGAGCGGGACAAGGTTGATTTCGTCGTCGGCGTCGTCTTCTCCAACGTGCTGGCCGCCATCATGCGCCCGGTGACGGAGAGCAACACCTTCCTCATCTCCACCAATGCCGGCCCCTCGACCTTCGCCGGCCGTGGCTGCAATCCCTTCTTCTTCACCACCAGCTACAACAATGACCAGGTCCATTCCGTCATGGGCCAGGTGGCGCAGGATGCCGGCTACCGCCGCGTCTTCGTGATGACGCCGAATTACCAAGCCGGGCGCGATGCCGTGGCCGGCTTCAAGTCACGCTTCCAGGGCACCGTGGTGGATGAGGTTTATGTCCCCCTCACCCAGCTCGATTTCTCGGCCGAGCTGGCGCGCATCGCCTCGATGCGGCCGGATGCCATCTTCACCTTCATGCCGGGCGGCCTCGGCGTGAATCTGGTCCGGCAATACCGCCAGGCGGGCCTGGCCAATATCCCCTTCCTCTCCACCTTCACCGTGGATGAAGCGACGCTGCCGGCCCAGGGCGAAGCGGCACTGGGCTTCTTCAGCGCCGCCAGCTGGGCGCCCAACATGGACAACCCGGTGAACCGCCGCTTCGTCTCCGAGTTCGAGGCAGCCTTCAACTATGTGCCGGCCACCTACGCCGCGCAGAGCTATGACGCGGCAAACCTGCTCAACGCCGCGGTGCGGCGCGTCGGTGGCAATCTGTCCGACAAGAACGCGGTTCGCGCGGCAATTGCAGCGGCTGATTTCCAGTCAGTGCGCGGGCCCTTCCGCTTCGGCGTGAACCAGTATCCCGTGCAGGATTTCTGGCAGCTCCAGGTGGCGCGCCGCCCCGACGGCAAGTTCCAGACCGAGACGGTGCGCAAGGTTCTCGAAGCCAATGTGGACCCCTGGGCGGCCGAGTGCCGGATGGCGGCGCGCATCTGA
- a CDS encoding alpha/beta hydrolase, which yields MDLEIEYNNRARVPGHPAIIAEWMRQSAALRTAHPPQQIAYGPGPREVMDLFLPREVRGVAMFFHGGYWQAMDRSAVSHCAAGLLAHGVAVACPSYDLCPAVPLAQIVEQAEAAARALHGRLNRPMLVSGHSAGGHLAAMLLARLPAHLVAAAVPISGLFWLEPLIPTSINTALGLDAAAARALSPGLLPAPGRPLHCVVGGAESSEFLRQSAEFAALWGGGSEAMPGLDHFTILSPLPDAQHPLTMRVAALAWQVCDDVSNV from the coding sequence ATGGACCTCGAAATCGAATACAACAACCGCGCCCGCGTGCCCGGCCACCCCGCCATCATCGCGGAATGGATGCGCCAATCCGCCGCCCTGCGAACGGCCCATCCCCCCCAGCAGATCGCCTACGGCCCCGGCCCGCGCGAAGTGATGGACCTGTTCCTGCCCCGGGAGGTTCGCGGCGTCGCGATGTTCTTCCATGGTGGCTATTGGCAGGCGATGGACCGCTCGGCCGTCAGCCATTGCGCGGCGGGGCTGCTGGCCCACGGGGTGGCGGTCGCCTGCCCTTCCTATGATCTGTGCCCCGCCGTCCCGCTGGCCCAGATCGTGGAACAGGCCGAAGCCGCCGCGCGGGCGCTGCATGGGCGGCTGAACCGACCCATGCTGGTGAGCGGCCATTCGGCGGGTGGGCACCTGGCCGCGATGCTGCTGGCACGGCTGCCGGCCCACTTGGTCGCGGCGGCGGTGCCGATATCCGGGCTGTTCTGGCTGGAACCGCTGATCCCCACCAGCATCAACACCGCCCTCGGGCTTGATGCGGCGGCCGCGCGCGCCCTCTCGCCCGGCTTGCTGCCCGCGCCGGGGCGGCCGCTGCATTGTGTGGTGGGTGGCGCGGAAAGCAGCGAATTCCTGCGCCAGAGCGCCGAATTCGCGGCACTCTGGGGCGGCGGGTCCGAGGCTATGCCCGGGCTGGACCACTTCACCATCCTCAGCCCCTTGCCGGATGCGCAACATCCGCTGACGATGAGGGTCGCGGCACTTGCATGGCAGGTTTGCGATGATGTATCGAATGTTTGA
- a CDS encoding YqaA family protein: MSTLTAYITLALSAFVAATIFPLQSEAVLVGLMVTGDHAVWALVLVASVANTLGSVVNWALGRLIHRYRDRRWFPASPEALARAERWYGRWGHWSLMLSWAPIIGDPLTIVAGVLREPLWRFVLLVALAKTGRYVTLALITLGLM, from the coding sequence GTGTCCACGCTCACCGCCTACATCACCCTGGCCCTCTCCGCCTTCGTGGCCGCGACGATTTTTCCGCTCCAATCCGAGGCTGTCCTGGTCGGCCTCATGGTCACCGGCGATCATGCCGTCTGGGCGTTGGTTCTGGTGGCCAGCGTGGCGAATACCCTGGGTTCGGTGGTGAACTGGGCCCTGGGCCGGCTGATCCACCGCTACCGGGACCGGCGCTGGTTCCCGGCCTCGCCCGAGGCGCTGGCGCGGGCCGAGCGGTGGTACGGGCGCTGGGGCCATTGGTCCCTCATGCTGAGCTGGGCGCCCATCATCGGCGATCCGCTGACCATCGTGGCCGGCGTGCTGCGTGAGCCGCTTTGGCGCTTTGTGCTGCTGGTCGCCTTGGCCAAGACGGGTCGTTACGTGACCCTCGCGCTGATCACCCTTGGCCTCATGTGA
- a CDS encoding DUF393 domain-containing protein, which yields MAEDPRTQVYFDGGCPVCSREIATYRRAEGAAALCFVDVSLPDAPLAPGLTREAALARMHVRRADGSMASGAAAFAALWSALPRWAWLGRISALPVVAPVLELGYLGFLRLRRAWR from the coding sequence ATGGCCGAAGATCCGCGCACCCAGGTGTATTTTGATGGCGGCTGCCCCGTCTGCTCCCGCGAAATCGCGACCTATCGGCGGGCCGAAGGGGCGGCGGCGCTGTGCTTTGTGGATGTCTCCCTGCCCGACGCCCCGCTGGCGCCCGGGCTGACGCGCGAGGCCGCATTGGCGCGGATGCATGTCCGGCGTGCCGATGGCAGCATGGCGAGCGGCGCGGCCGCCTTCGCCGCCCTCTGGAGCGCCTTGCCGCGCTGGGCCTGGCTCGGTCGCATCTCCGCACTTCCCGTCGTGGCGCCGGTACTGGAGCTTGGCTATCTCGGCTTCCTGCGGCTTCGCCGCGCCTGGCGCTGA
- a CDS encoding DUF1194 domain-containing protein, with product MTVPRRLLLAAPAALTARRAAAREAVDMLLVLAMDASGSIGEDEFRLQREGYAEALTHPQVVAAIRSKPRGAMAIAMIEWGSPGGSQTIVDWQRVHDLGSAQAIADALLGAPRTQQTYNAIGDAIHHASHLLREGPFHAEQMVIDVSGDGPDMRSMRPAPVARDIVVRRGMVVNALAISGSGQVTRAGETLEEHYRRDVMGGPGAFVITAESRRDIARALRAKLIREMA from the coding sequence ATGACCGTTCCGCGCCGCCTGTTGCTGGCGGCACCCGCCGCCCTCACCGCCCGTCGCGCCGCCGCGCGCGAAGCGGTGGACATGCTGCTGGTGCTGGCCATGGATGCCTCGGGCTCCATCGGGGAGGATGAATTCCGCCTGCAGCGCGAAGGCTATGCCGAGGCGCTGACCCACCCCCAGGTGGTGGCCGCCATTCGCAGCAAGCCGCGCGGCGCCATGGCCATCGCCATGATCGAGTGGGGCAGCCCCGGCGGTTCGCAGACCATCGTGGACTGGCAGCGCGTGCATGACCTTGGCTCCGCCCAGGCCATCGCCGATGCGCTGCTGGGGGCCCCACGCACCCAGCAGACCTATAATGCGATCGGCGATGCCATCCATCACGCCAGCCACTTGCTGCGCGAGGGGCCCTTCCACGCCGAGCAGATGGTGATTGACGTCTCGGGCGATGGGCCGGACATGCGCAGCATGCGGCCTGCCCCGGTTGCGCGGGACATCGTCGTGCGGCGGGGAATGGTGGTGAATGCGCTCGCCATCTCAGGCTCCGGCCAGGTGACCCGCGCCGGCGAGACGCTGGAGGAGCATTACCGCCGCGATGTGATGGGCGGGCCCGGGGCTTTCGTCATCACGGCCGAAAGCCGGCGGGATATCGCGCGCGCATTGCGGGCCAAGCTGATCCGCGAAATGGCCTGA
- a CDS encoding SDR family oxidoreductase: MNKVAVVTGASTGIGRAVGLGLLAAGYRVALAARRQDALDETAQMAGANSANALPMATNVASPDSVNALFAAVKAKWGRCDLLFNNAGMGVQGFLLEDLPVEKWLEMVSVNLTGSFLCAQQAFRMMKEQTPQGGRIINNGSISAHTPRPDSVAYTATKHAITGLTKSLILDGRKYNIAAGQVDIGNAATNMTARMQKGVKQPNGEMMVEATMDVQNVAKAVLFMDSVTPEANVPFLTVKASLMPWEGRG; the protein is encoded by the coding sequence ATGAACAAGGTTGCAGTGGTCACGGGCGCCAGCACGGGAATCGGGCGCGCCGTCGGTTTGGGCCTTCTGGCCGCGGGGTATCGCGTGGCGCTGGCCGCCCGCCGGCAGGACGCACTGGACGAAACGGCGCAGATGGCGGGCGCCAACAGCGCAAACGCGCTGCCCATGGCGACCAACGTCGCCTCGCCCGACAGCGTGAACGCGCTGTTCGCGGCGGTGAAGGCCAAGTGGGGCCGGTGTGACCTGCTGTTCAACAATGCGGGCATGGGCGTGCAGGGCTTTCTGCTGGAAGACCTGCCCGTGGAAAAATGGCTGGAAATGGTGAGTGTGAACCTCACCGGCAGCTTCCTTTGCGCGCAGCAGGCGTTTCGCATGATGAAGGAGCAGACGCCCCAGGGCGGCCGCATCATCAATAACGGCTCGATCAGCGCCCATACGCCCCGCCCAGACAGCGTGGCCTATACGGCGACCAAGCATGCCATCACGGGGCTGACCAAGTCGCTGATCCTGGACGGGCGGAAATACAACATCGCCGCGGGCCAGGTGGATATCGGCAATGCCGCGACGAACATGACGGCACGCATGCAGAAGGGCGTAAAGCAGCCCAATGGCGAGATGATGGTGGAAGCCACCATGGATGTGCAGAACGTGGCCAAGGCCGTGCTGTTCATGGACAGCGTGACGCCCGAGGCGAATGTTCCCTTCCTGACCGTGAAGGCCTCGCTCATGCCCTGGGAGGGGCGCGGCTGA
- a CDS encoding nucleoside 2-deoxyribosyltransferase: MRIYLAGPEVFLPEPLAAGAAKKAICARHGMVGVFPLDAPAPMPSGPPDWRRIHAANEAHIQGCDVLVANLTPFRGVAADPGTVFELGYMRGLGRPVFGYTHAPADYRARVPGARRDGAMWRDADGLEIEDFGLAENLMLEGAIAASGGVLLRAEQPLPWADVTLFEACLLAVRARIVRKL; the protein is encoded by the coding sequence ATGCGCATCTACCTTGCCGGCCCCGAAGTCTTTCTGCCTGAACCCCTGGCCGCGGGGGCTGCGAAGAAGGCGATCTGCGCGCGGCATGGGATGGTGGGCGTCTTCCCGCTGGATGCGCCGGCCCCCATGCCCTCCGGCCCGCCCGATTGGCGGCGGATTCATGCGGCGAACGAGGCGCATATCCAGGGCTGTGACGTGCTGGTGGCCAATCTGACGCCGTTTCGTGGGGTCGCGGCGGATCCGGGGACGGTGTTCGAGCTGGGCTATATGCGCGGGCTCGGTCGGCCGGTCTTCGGCTATACCCACGCGCCGGCGGATTACCGCGCGCGGGTGCCCGGCGCGCGGCGCGACGGCGCCATGTGGCGGGATGCGGATGGGCTGGAGATCGAGGATTTCGGCCTGGCGGAGAATTTGATGCTGGAGGGCGCCATCGCCGCCTCGGGGGGCGTGCTGCTGCGGGCGGAACAGCCCTTGCCTTGGGCGGATGTCACGCTGTTCGAGGCCTGCCTCCTCGCCGTCAGGGCGCGCATTGTAAGAAAATTGTAA
- a CDS encoding amidohydrolase family protein, whose protein sequence is MELTFTCAPAHAVTNPPRQRAPEGSCDSHFHIFGPYDRFPLSATRPYTPPPALIAHYLDMARTLGLTRRVVVQASVYGTDNAVTMDAVAQFGHDNARAIVVVDDAATGAELRRLADAGAVGVRFNAVSGNGTPVEQLESLARRVADLGWHIQLYMKGDVLMALAPRLATLPVPLVLDHMAGVNAAHGPDGAALSAALRLIEAGRAHVKLCGYRASVAPYADLTPIARRFVAAAPERCVWGTDWPHTQFQTPAQMLDDGMLLDWLSEWVPDAATRRRILVENPAALYGF, encoded by the coding sequence ATGGAGCTGACCTTCACCTGTGCCCCCGCCCATGCGGTGACAAACCCGCCCCGCCAGCGCGCGCCCGAGGGCAGCTGCGACAGCCATTTCCATATCTTCGGACCCTATGATCGCTTCCCCTTGAGTGCGACGCGCCCCTACACCCCGCCCCCCGCATTGATCGCCCATTACCTGGATATGGCGCGGACACTCGGCCTGACGCGGCGCGTGGTGGTGCAGGCCAGCGTCTACGGCACGGATAATGCCGTCACGATGGATGCCGTCGCGCAATTCGGCCATGACAATGCGCGCGCCATCGTGGTGGTGGATGACGCAGCGACCGGGGCGGAGCTGCGGCGCCTGGCCGATGCCGGAGCGGTGGGCGTGCGTTTCAACGCGGTCAGCGGCAATGGCACGCCGGTGGAGCAACTGGAATCCCTGGCCCGACGCGTCGCGGATCTCGGCTGGCATATCCAGCTCTACATGAAGGGCGATGTGCTGATGGCGCTCGCCCCGCGGCTTGCCACGCTGCCGGTGCCCCTGGTGCTGGACCATATGGCGGGGGTGAATGCGGCGCATGGGCCGGATGGCGCGGCGCTTTCGGCCGCCCTGCGATTGATCGAGGCGGGGCGCGCCCATGTGAAACTGTGTGGATATCGCGCGAGTGTGGCGCCCTATGCCGACCTCACGCCCATCGCGCGGCGCTTTGTGGCTGCCGCGCCGGAGCGCTGCGTCTGGGGCACGGATTGGCCGCACACGCAATTCCAGACGCCCGCACAGATGCTCGATGACGGGATGCTGCTGGATTGGCTCAGTGAATGGGTGCCGGATGCGGCAACCCGCCGCCGGATCCTGGTGGAGAATCCGGCGGCGCTTTACGGCTTCTGA
- the opgC gene encoding OpgC domain-containing protein yields the protein MSPVALPARPPRDLRLDVLRGWMQISIFISHVVGTSLAWGIHAAWGLSDSSEMFILLSGLTLGSVFGLKLARQGAGLAQQDLLMRAWRLYRTHLRVFFMFAAMVLVADLLFHVPDAVDRFGWRFLVEQPFAAVALSATTLYQPDFMGTLPVFVVGMLVLGPFLLLVRRIGAWALLPSFLLYAATNLGWVETPGLGGSLIGFDPLAWQFLYLLGGLLGWRALHGVALPRAGWMTGAAALIVLAGFAARLVEHGFLDGPAFAASALQHKEVLAPTRLAHALALAYLVAVLVPREAGWMDGMLGRALAAIGRHSLRVFCVGLFFAWIISRVMEAMPDQAGMLGVVLVLTGIAALWTIAVFSERTRPSHAMAQKTSSG from the coding sequence GTGTCGCCCGTTGCCCTGCCGGCCCGCCCGCCGCGCGATCTGCGCCTTGATGTGCTGCGTGGCTGGATGCAGATCTCGATCTTCATCTCGCATGTCGTCGGCACCTCCCTGGCCTGGGGAATCCACGCGGCCTGGGGGCTTTCCGACAGTTCGGAGATGTTCATCCTGCTTTCGGGCCTCACGCTGGGCTCGGTGTTCGGGCTCAAGCTGGCGCGGCAGGGGGCGGGGCTGGCGCAGCAGGATCTGCTGATGCGCGCCTGGCGGCTTTACCGCACCCATCTCCGGGTATTCTTCATGTTCGCGGCGATGGTCCTGGTGGCTGATCTGCTGTTTCACGTGCCGGATGCCGTGGATCGCTTTGGCTGGCGCTTCCTGGTGGAGCAGCCTTTCGCCGCGGTGGCGCTCTCGGCCACCACGCTCTACCAGCCGGATTTCATGGGCACTTTGCCTGTTTTCGTCGTGGGGATGCTGGTGCTTGGGCCGTTTCTGCTTCTGGTGCGGCGCATCGGCGCCTGGGCCTTGTTGCCGAGCTTCCTGCTCTATGCCGCTACAAATCTTGGCTGGGTGGAAACGCCGGGGCTTGGCGGCTCGCTGATCGGGTTTGATCCGCTCGCCTGGCAATTCCTGTATCTGCTGGGCGGCTTGCTCGGCTGGCGGGCGCTGCATGGCGTGGCCCTGCCGCGCGCTGGCTGGATGACGGGGGCGGCTGCGCTGATCGTCCTGGCGGGTTTTGCCGCCCGCCTGGTGGAGCATGGTTTCCTGGATGGCCCGGCCTTCGCCGCCTCCGCCCTGCAACACAAGGAAGTGCTGGCACCGACGCGGCTCGCCCATGCGCTGGCGCTGGCCTACCTGGTGGCGGTGCTGGTGCCGCGCGAGGCCGGCTGGATGGATGGCATGCTGGGCCGTGCCTTGGCTGCCATTGGCCGGCACAGCCTGCGGGTGTTTTGCGTGGGGCTGTTCTTCGCCTGGATCATCTCGCGCGTGATGGAAGCCATGCCCGATCAGGCGGGCATGCTCGGCGTGGTGCTGGTTCTGACAGGGATCGCGGCACTCTGGACCATCGCGGTGTTTTCCGAGCGCACGCGGCCCAGCCACGCCATGGCGCAAAAAACCTCATCGGGGTGA
- a CDS encoding branched-chain amino acid ABC transporter permease has translation MNTTLLFVQALNGLQFGILLFLVAAGLTLVFGVMDFINLAHGVQYMLGAYMGATLAALTGSFWWGLLLTLPATLGFGLLLEFLVFRHLYERDHLSQVLATFGVILFLNQGVKAVFGTAPMQMPLPELLSGGVPVMDGLLYPTYRIAILVAGLAIAGLLWFLVERTRVGMLVRAGASNAAMVSALGVDIRRLFMLVFGFGAMLAGFAGAMAAPILSVEPGMGDNLLILAFVVIVIGGIGSVRGAFIAALLVGLVETIGRGMMPDLMRLFLDPSAARQAGAAMASMLIYVVMAAILAFRPAGLFPVRR, from the coding sequence GTGAACACCACGCTCCTTTTCGTGCAGGCGTTGAACGGGCTGCAATTCGGCATCCTGTTGTTCCTGGTGGCGGCGGGGCTCACGCTGGTCTTTGGCGTGATGGATTTCATCAATCTGGCCCATGGCGTGCAGTACATGCTGGGCGCCTATATGGGTGCCACGCTGGCGGCCCTCACCGGCAGCTTCTGGTGGGGGCTGCTGCTGACGCTGCCGGCCACACTCGGCTTCGGCCTGCTGCTGGAATTCCTGGTCTTTCGCCATTTGTATGAGCGGGACCACCTCTCCCAGGTGCTCGCCACCTTCGGCGTCATCCTGTTCCTCAACCAGGGCGTGAAGGCGGTCTTCGGCACCGCCCCCATGCAGATGCCCCTGCCCGAATTGCTCAGCGGTGGCGTGCCGGTCATGGATGGGCTGCTCTACCCCACCTACCGCATTGCCATCCTGGTGGCCGGCCTCGCCATTGCCGGGCTGCTCTGGTTCCTGGTGGAGCGTACGCGTGTGGGCATGCTGGTCCGCGCCGGTGCATCCAACGCGGCCATGGTCTCGGCACTCGGCGTGGATATCCGGCGCCTTTTCATGCTGGTCTTTGGCTTCGGCGCCATGCTCGCGGGCTTTGCCGGCGCCATGGCGGCCCCCATCCTCTCGGTCGAACCGGGGATGGGCGACAACCTGCTCATCCTCGCCTTCGTGGTGATCGTGATCGGCGGGATCGGCTCGGTGCGCGGCGCCTTCATCGCGGCCCTGCTGGTGGGGCTGGTGGAGACCATCGGGCGCGGGATGATGCCCGATCTGATGCGCCTGTTTCTCGACCCTTCCGCCGCGCGCCAGGCTGGGGCGGCGATGGCCTCCATGCTGATCTATGTGGTGATGGCGGCAATCCTCGCCTTCCGGCCGGCCGGCCTGTTTCCGGTGCGCCGATGA
- a CDS encoding phytoene desaturase, which yields MLERAPDLRPHAIVIGSGFGGLAAAVRLGVRGYRVTVLEKLDGPGGRAYVYRQDGYTFDAGPTIITAPYLLEELWALCGRKLSDDVELRAIDPFYKIRFDDGETFSCTADLPAMRAEVARISPGDVEGFDRFIRDSEAIYKVAFVELADQPFHRFTTMLRAIPNMLRLGGYLTVHQKVATYFKNEKLRIAFSFHPLLIGGNPFTTTAYYCLIAHLERLHRVHYAMGGTGALVRGLVGLIEGVGGAMRYNTEVSQITVEGGRATGVRLASGEHLEAGVVVSNADVAWTYSKLLSETPRKRWTDRKLGRARYSMSLFVWYFGTSKRFEDVYHHTMVLGPRYRELLKDIFTTKRLAKDFSLYLHRPTANDPSLAPPGCDAFYVLAPVPHLGSGTDWRERAEPYRAAIQKRLEETVMPGLGDVIATSHMLTPQDFQDRLSSVNGAAFSLEPQLFQSAWFRPHNKSEEVEGLYLVGAGTHPGAGVPGVISSAQVLDEIVPDPVPLASAQLR from the coding sequence ATGCTCGAACGCGCCCCTGATCTCCGTCCCCACGCCATCGTGATTGGCTCCGGCTTTGGCGGCCTTGCTGCCGCCGTCAGGCTGGGGGTGCGCGGCTATCGCGTGACGGTGCTGGAGAAGCTCGATGGGCCAGGCGGGCGCGCCTATGTCTATCGGCAGGATGGCTACACCTTTGATGCGGGGCCGACCATCATCACGGCGCCCTATCTCCTGGAAGAACTCTGGGCACTCTGTGGCCGCAAGCTCTCGGATGATGTCGAGCTTCGGGCGATTGATCCCTTCTACAAGATCCGATTCGATGATGGCGAAACCTTCTCCTGCACGGCGGACCTGCCGGCGATGCGCGCCGAGGTGGCGCGGATTTCGCCCGGCGATGTGGAGGGCTTCGATCGCTTCATCCGGGACAGCGAGGCGATCTACAAGGTCGCCTTCGTGGAACTGGCCGACCAGCCCTTTCACCGCTTCACGACCATGCTGCGCGCCATTCCGAACATGCTGCGCCTGGGCGGCTATCTCACGGTGCACCAGAAGGTCGCCACCTATTTCAAGAATGAGAAGCTGCGCATCGCCTTCAGCTTCCATCCGCTGCTGATCGGCGGAAACCCGTTCACCACCACGGCCTATTACTGCCTGATCGCGCATCTGGAGCGGCTGCACCGGGTGCATTACGCGATGGGCGGCACGGGTGCCCTGGTGCGCGGCCTGGTCGGGCTGATCGAAGGTGTCGGTGGTGCGATGCGCTACAACACCGAGGTCTCCCAGATCACCGTCGAAGGCGGCCGCGCGACGGGCGTGCGGCTGGCCTCGGGCGAGCACCTCGAAGCGGGGGTCGTTGTCTCCAACGCCGATGTCGCCTGGACCTACAGCAAGCTGCTGTCGGAGACGCCGCGCAAGCGCTGGACCGACCGCAAGCTGGGCCGCGCGCGCTACTCCATGTCGCTGTTCGTCTGGTATTTCGGGACGAGCAAGCGCTTCGAGGATGTGTATCACCACACCATGGTGCTGGGGCCGCGTTACCGCGAATTGCTGAAGGACATCTTCACCACCAAGCGTCTGGCCAAGGATTTCAGCCTCTACCTGCACCGCCCTACAGCCAATGACCCGTCACTGGCGCCGCCCGGTTGCGATGCCTTCTATGTGCTGGCCCCGGTGCCGCATCTGGGCAGTGGCACGGATTGGCGCGAGCGCGCCGAACCCTATCGCGCCGCCATCCAGAAGCGGCTGGAGGAGACGGTGATGCCCGGGCTGGGCGATGTGATCGCCACGTCGCATATGCTCACGCCGCAGGACTTCCAGGACCGGCTTTCCTCGGTCAATGGCGCGGCGTTTTCCCTGGAGCCGCAACTCTTCCAGAGCGCCTGGTTCCGCCCGCACAACAAGAGCGAGGAGGTGGAAGGCCTGTATCTGGTGGGGGCGGGGACGCATCCGGGGGCAGGGGTGCCGGGGGTGATTTCCTCGGCCCAGGTGCTGGACGAGATCGTGCCCGATCCCGTCCCCTTGGCTTCTGCCCAGCTTCGTTAA
- a CDS encoding demethoxyubiquinone hydroxylase family protein — MQSFPDWLIAELRSDHAGETGAVMIYRGILAFCRDATLRDFAQRHMETEQGHLRLIEEVLPKAQHSRLLPIWRVAGWITGAVPALFGPRAVYATIDAVETFVDHHYQQQLDRLDAERIFPDLRDMLARCQEEEVHHRDEARQMHAGVVGAALRGWGRLVGFGSEAAVHAARRI; from the coding sequence ATGCAAAGCTTCCCCGACTGGCTCATCGCCGAACTCCGCTCCGACCATGCGGGCGAGACGGGCGCCGTGATGATTTACCGCGGGATCCTGGCCTTCTGCCGGGATGCCACCCTGCGCGATTTCGCCCAGCGCCACATGGAGACGGAGCAAGGGCATCTGCGCCTGATCGAGGAGGTGCTGCCGAAGGCGCAGCATTCGCGCTTGTTGCCCATCTGGCGCGTGGCCGGCTGGATCACCGGCGCCGTGCCCGCGCTGTTCGGCCCGCGCGCCGTCTATGCGACGATTGATGCGGTGGAGACCTTCGTGGACCATCACTACCAGCAGCAGCTCGACCGGCTCGACGCCGAGCGCATCTTCCCGGACCTGCGCGACATGCTGGCCCGCTGCCAGGAGGAGGAGGTGCACCACCGCGATGAAGCACGGCAGATGCATGCCGGTGTGGTGGGCGCAGCGCTGCGCGGCTGGGGCCGGCTGGTCGGCTTCGGCAGCGAAGCCGCCGTCCATGCCGCCCGGCGCATCTGA